A window of Candidatus Angelobacter sp. genomic DNA:
AAGGAAGCGTTTGAACTCGCCGGCGAGACTGACGACTCGCCGCGCGCAGCCAATCCGCTGACCGACGCCACCCTGATGCATGTGGCCGACCGGTTATTGCGCGAACTCCGGCCCGCGCTGCTGCTCATCACCCTCGGCGACCAGGGACTGTTGCTGTGCCAGCGCGGCCAGAAACCGTTTCACGTCCCGACCGTCGCTCAGGAGGTCTTTGATGTTTCGGGCGCGGGAGACACGGTCATCGCGTCCTTCACGCTGGCGATTGTCGCGGGGGCGTCACCGGTCGAGGCGGCCATTTTTTCAAACCACGCGGCGGGCGTGGTTGTCGGAAAAGTCGGTACGGCGACGGTTTCGCCGGAGGAATTATTGGCCAGCTTCAAGCGGGCAAGATGAGGCACGGGCTGCTTGCAGCGCCGGTCTATGACCGCTGGCAGGATCTCGGGCGCTTACAGAGCGCCTCTACAGTTTATGAACCGCGCAGTTTTTCTGGATCGCGACGGGACGATCATCGAAGACAAAGACTATCTGAACGACCCGGGGCAGGTCGTCCTTTTCCGCGGCGCGGCGGAGGCGTTGAAACGTTTGCAAGACGCAGGCTTCAAGCTGTTCATCGTCTCGAATCAATCCGGCGTCGGCCGCGGCTATTTCACCCTGGCCGAGGTGGAGCGAGTGAATCAACGGCTCGTGGAGTTGCTCGCGAAGCACGGCGTGCGCATCGAGAAGATTTACATCGCCCCCGAAGCGCCGGAGCAACCAAGCCGCGGCCGCAAGCCGTCGCCGCAATTCCTGTTCGACGCGCGCGACGAGTTCGGCATCGACCTTGCGCAAAGTTTCATGATCGGCGACAAGTTGAGTGATCTGGAATGTGGCTGGAACGCGGGCGTGAAGAAAAGCATTCTGGTGCGGACAAGGTACGATGCGGAGCAGGAACGAGACTTCACGGACGGACTAGCGCGTGCTGCGGTCGCATGTGATTTGAATGGGGCAGTGGAGTGGGTTTTGACTAACGATTGAGTCGGGTGCTATTACGAAGTGAATCACAATTGCGGCGACTTTGGCTCGTTCATACTCTTTTGAAAAAGCTTACCCAATTCCGTAACTTGATAGCTAATTTGGCTGATGCCACCTTGCCCTGGCGTTCGCGGCCCTTTCAGCCCGACCAGCCCAGTTCGGACGAGATTTGGATATAGAACCCTCATCCGTTCGACGGAAGGATTAGACAAGCTGGCAAACTCCGTTAGGTCATCGACGAAGCCAATATCGATTGCTGAAGCCAAACGTCGAAAATCCTCCCACCCAATCTCGCCCCGAACGAACCCTGTAAAGAATCTCGCAAGCATCAGCGGTTTGCACAAATCGTCGAGCTTGTCCAAGATGAGAACCAACGTATG
This region includes:
- a CDS encoding HAD family hydrolase; this encodes MNRAVFLDRDGTIIEDKDYLNDPGQVVLFRGAAEALKRLQDAGFKLFIVSNQSGVGRGYFTLAEVERVNQRLVELLAKHGVRIEKIYIAPEAPEQPSRGRKPSPQFLFDARDEFGIDLAQSFMIGDKLSDLECGWNAGVKKSILVRTRYDAEQERDFTDGLARAAVACDLNGAVEWVLTND